The Saprospiraceae bacterium genome includes a window with the following:
- a CDS encoding type IX secretion system membrane protein PorP/SprF, translating into MTKYSLISLFILICLCTTNAQQQQMYTQFMFNKLSLNPAFAGNDSYTCLTLMYRDQWNGFPGAPKAQLASVNFPRIGKNVGLGMNIERQTIGISEKITVDGMYAYKFILGDGTLSMGMNISGRNFSQDFSDPRLFAIQGIVNDPSIPQTSQNRKLLNAGFGIYFNTNTFFMGAAVPRMIRSDLDFDRNNFFTTEVRHLILMGGGTFILNDKVRLTPQAMLRAAENSPFTMDLNMSASFNEKYMVGLTYRTGGVQTDIGESLDVIFSFQISERLMLGLAHDITLSKIRTIDNGSLEVMLSYCFIPRRIKTVIVNPRYF; encoded by the coding sequence ATGACGAAATACAGCCTGATCAGTTTGTTTATTTTAATTTGTTTGTGCACAACAAATGCTCAGCAACAACAAATGTACACGCAGTTTATGTTCAATAAACTCAGTCTCAATCCGGCATTTGCCGGAAATGATTCTTACACTTGTCTGACCCTTATGTATCGGGATCAGTGGAATGGATTCCCCGGTGCTCCGAAAGCTCAATTAGCATCCGTCAATTTTCCCCGAATAGGGAAAAATGTCGGCTTGGGTATGAATATAGAGCGGCAAACAATTGGTATTTCAGAAAAAATCACTGTTGATGGCATGTACGCATATAAATTTATTCTGGGTGATGGTACTTTAAGTATGGGGATGAATATCTCCGGCAGAAATTTTTCGCAGGATTTTTCCGATCCGCGGTTATTTGCCATTCAAGGCATTGTGAATGATCCATCTATTCCACAAACTTCGCAAAACAGAAAACTACTGAATGCAGGCTTTGGTATATATTTTAACACAAATACTTTTTTTATGGGTGCAGCAGTTCCCAGAATGATTAGAAGTGACCTTGATTTTGACCGGAATAACTTTTTCACGACAGAAGTCCGTCATCTGATTCTGATGGGAGGTGGTACATTTATTTTGAATGATAAAGTAAGATTAACACCTCAGGCCATGCTCAGAGCTGCAGAAAATTCTCCTTTTACGATGGACCTGAATATGTCAGCCAGTTTTAATGAAAAATATATGGTTGGATTAACTTACCGTACAGGGGGAGTACAAACAGATATCGGGGAATCATTGGATGTGATCTTTAGTTTTCAAATTTCTGAACGGCTGATGCTCGGCTTGGCTCATGACATCACATTATCCAAAATCAGGACCATAGACAATGGCAGTCTGGAAGTTATGCTCAGTTATTGCTTTATACCTCGTAGAATTAAGACAGTGATTGTAAATCCAAGATACTTTTAG
- a CDS encoding bifunctional UDP-N-acetylmuramoyl-tripeptide:D-alanyl-D-alanine ligase/alanine racemase: MYPFIVLKDISNSINDYINHPDSKPEFFCTDSRNIDFPERSLFVAIKGRMHDGHLYISEAVKKGVKNFIVESWPEIPQEGLNILIVKDSITALQDIAAYHRRQFKKIPVIGITGSNGKTVIKEWLGELMSDRSVVKSPKSYNSQLGVPISVWQMRPEHEVAVFEAGISQPGEMSRLESVIQPTVGIITNIGDAHAGGFKNADEKLSEKLRLFENANVIIFEEDNIFVKSAIQKTYPDKSLLSWGKSHSSTSFVIKSLSKDNYLTILNFEYKGQSFEIELPFQDEASIQNICHCIALLLHLNYSIHDIAERVRKLQNLPMRLEMKNGISDSVIINDTYNADISSLRIALDFMAQQAGNRERVLIISDFLQTGLDNQAFNIQLTQLIQSHHVSEVIGVGSKLKNLDTWLDPFILFKNFESTETLLKHLPSLHINGKIVLVKGARQFELERVVQALSARRHSAVLEIDMQAMAHNLRYFSDKLSDHCGIVAVIKASGYGSGSIELAKFMEYHKAAYLAVAFTDEGVELRKAGIRLPIMILNPDMESIADMVRFDLEPEVYSMQQLESIGQYTSVIKQTTFGIHIKLDSGMHRLGFLKEELSDLTAYLKLNPQIKVCTIFSHLSSSEDKADDSFSHSQAAKFSEMYDVLTDSLACKPPRHMCNSAAILRFPEYHYDLVRLGLGLYGIDVVGEESNKLERVHTLKAKVIQIKQINAGESVGYNRRGKVESQTNIAVVNIGYADGLLRSSGNLRYSVQINGMNYPIIGNVCMDLIIVDIGTKSTVQVGDEVVIFGKDKPIEDLAAINNTIPYEILSRISGRIKRVFFHE; encoded by the coding sequence ATGTATCCATTTATAGTCCTAAAAGATATTTCCAACAGCATCAATGATTATATAAATCATCCTGATAGTAAACCTGAATTTTTCTGTACAGACAGCCGAAATATTGATTTTCCGGAGAGATCTCTTTTTGTAGCTATCAAAGGTAGAATGCATGACGGACATCTATATATTAGTGAAGCTGTCAAAAAAGGAGTTAAAAACTTTATAGTAGAAAGTTGGCCGGAAATACCCCAGGAAGGTTTAAATATATTGATTGTTAAAGATAGCATTACAGCTTTGCAGGATATAGCGGCATATCACAGACGACAATTTAAGAAAATTCCCGTCATCGGTATCACTGGAAGTAACGGAAAAACGGTTATCAAAGAATGGTTGGGTGAGTTAATGAGTGATCGTTCCGTGGTAAAGAGTCCAAAAAGTTATAATTCGCAATTGGGTGTTCCGATTTCTGTTTGGCAAATGCGACCTGAACATGAAGTAGCTGTATTTGAAGCAGGTATATCACAACCCGGAGAAATGTCCCGGCTTGAATCCGTTATACAGCCTACAGTTGGTATCATTACCAATATCGGTGATGCTCACGCAGGTGGTTTTAAAAATGCAGATGAAAAACTTTCAGAAAAACTCAGACTTTTTGAAAATGCCAATGTAATAATTTTTGAAGAAGATAACATATTTGTCAAATCAGCTATTCAAAAAACTTATCCCGACAAAAGCCTTTTATCCTGGGGTAAAAGTCATTCATCGACTTCATTTGTAATCAAAAGTCTGAGTAAGGATAACTATCTCACTATTTTAAACTTTGAATACAAGGGACAAAGTTTTGAGATCGAACTGCCTTTTCAGGATGAAGCGTCCATCCAGAATATCTGTCATTGTATAGCGCTCCTTTTGCATTTGAATTATAGTATTCACGATATCGCCGAACGTGTCAGGAAACTTCAGAATCTCCCCATGCGGCTGGAAATGAAAAATGGCATTAGCGATAGTGTCATCATCAATGATACTTATAATGCAGATATCAGTTCTTTAAGAATTGCACTTGACTTCATGGCACAACAGGCCGGAAATCGTGAAAGGGTATTGATTATTTCAGATTTTTTACAGACAGGTTTAGATAATCAGGCTTTTAATATTCAATTGACGCAACTCATACAGTCTCATCATGTATCAGAAGTAATTGGGGTCGGTTCAAAATTAAAAAATCTGGATACATGGTTGGATCCGTTTATTTTGTTTAAAAATTTTGAAAGTACTGAAACACTGCTAAAACACCTTCCTTCTTTACACATAAACGGCAAAATCGTATTGGTCAAAGGAGCAAGACAGTTTGAACTTGAGAGAGTCGTTCAGGCTCTTTCTGCAAGAAGGCACTCAGCCGTATTGGAAATAGATATGCAGGCGATGGCGCACAATCTGAGATACTTTTCTGATAAGTTAAGTGATCATTGTGGTATTGTCGCCGTCATAAAAGCATCGGGTTATGGTTCGGGAAGTATAGAACTTGCCAAATTTATGGAATACCATAAAGCAGCATATCTCGCAGTAGCTTTTACGGATGAAGGAGTGGAATTAAGAAAAGCCGGAATCAGGCTACCAATCATGATATTAAATCCGGATATGGAAAGTATCGCCGATATGGTGCGGTTTGATCTGGAACCGGAAGTCTATTCGATGCAGCAATTAGAAAGTATCGGTCAATATACATCAGTCATCAAGCAAACTACTTTTGGTATTCACATCAAATTGGATTCAGGGATGCATCGTCTTGGCTTTCTAAAAGAAGAATTGTCAGACCTGACCGCTTATCTGAAATTAAACCCTCAAATTAAGGTTTGTACCATATTCAGCCATCTGAGTAGCAGTGAAGATAAAGCTGACGATAGTTTTAGCCATAGTCAGGCTGCCAAATTTTCAGAAATGTATGATGTCCTCACAGATTCATTGGCATGCAAGCCTCCCCGACATATGTGTAATTCGGCTGCAATCCTGAGATTTCCGGAATACCATTATGATTTGGTACGTCTTGGTCTCGGTTTATATGGTATTGATGTCGTCGGAGAAGAAAGTAATAAGCTTGAAAGAGTGCACACACTGAAGGCAAAAGTAATTCAGATAAAACAGATAAATGCAGGTGAAAGCGTAGGGTATAACCGACGAGGTAAAGTAGAATCCCAAACAAATATTGCGGTGGTTAACATTGGCTATGCTGACGGATTGTTGCGATCTTCCGGCAATCTCAGGTACAGTGTTCAGATAAATGGCATGAACTACCCGATTATCGGAAATGTATGCATGGATCTGATAATTGTAGATATTGGAACCAAATCAACGGTTCAGGTAGGCGACGAGGTCGTTATTTTCGGAAAGGATAAACCAATAGAAGATCTTGCTGCAATAAACAACACTATTCCATATGAGATCCTAAGTCGGATTTCAGGAAGGATCAAAAGAGTGTTTTTTCATGAATAA
- a CDS encoding OmpA family protein, producing MGNGIKYLFLPIFTMFLTSEIFCQPNTIINTEVAKSIRIYNQSIINTANLEFSPCFVEEGVAFVSSEIKNKLFDPSIDESFFDISIATSDTLGFLTSRGVLNKKINSPYHEGPMAYDKVHKKLYFTRAGVEKRKVKGVSRDTSVTKIWVSELYNDKAQPVEFNLNSNQYWVCHPTISQDAGTIIFSSNQSGGNGKLDLYAAYFDGKEWVGKINLGTAVNTAYNESFPYLYNDSLLIFGSDRPGGFGGIDMYISKMKNGIWSEAELLPLPFNSAFDDFGLIIHEDGTSGYFSSNRPGGKGKDDLYFFKSSGSIFDMKIEIEDMLIVNVMDKLTFENIANAVISVAEVKITDGNINTDQFDLDMLRSPDGGTLILKLSPKSLGEIFAYKTDEEGKAKILLLRNKKYLIKASSDEHEAFSLLYDPYQHDQEIDIVLEPLDNYEEETDDEDKEITVDTEKPKVPVKAGAKLIFENIYYSYGSSEIQEGAASELDVLSEVMLANPTLSIRLEAHTDSRGPAEFNQLLSENRALAAKTYLIRRGIDAERIKTIGYGESQLRNHCKDNTSCTEKEHRYNRRTEVFILTE from the coding sequence ATGGGTAATGGAATTAAATATCTCTTTCTGCCAATATTTACAATGTTTCTGACATCAGAGATTTTTTGTCAGCCCAACACGATTATAAATACAGAAGTAGCCAAGTCTATCCGCATTTACAATCAATCCATCATTAATACGGCCAATCTGGAGTTTTCACCCTGTTTTGTAGAAGAAGGGGTAGCTTTTGTAAGTTCTGAAATCAAAAACAAATTATTTGACCCTTCCATTGATGAATCATTTTTTGACATTTCTATTGCCACATCAGATACTTTAGGTTTTCTGACATCCAGAGGTGTTTTAAATAAAAAAATCAACAGTCCTTATCATGAAGGGCCAATGGCATATGACAAAGTCCATAAAAAATTATATTTTACCAGAGCAGGCGTTGAAAAAAGAAAAGTCAAAGGTGTATCAAGAGACACCAGTGTTACCAAAATATGGGTCAGTGAATTATATAATGATAAAGCACAACCTGTCGAATTCAATCTCAATAGTAATCAATACTGGGTATGCCATCCGACCATTTCGCAGGATGCAGGAACGATAATATTTTCATCCAATCAATCAGGGGGAAATGGCAAGCTGGATCTTTATGCTGCCTACTTTGATGGGAAAGAATGGGTCGGAAAAATAAATCTGGGCACAGCCGTCAACACAGCCTATAACGAATCTTTTCCGTATTTATATAATGACAGTTTGCTGATATTCGGGTCTGACAGGCCCGGAGGGTTCGGTGGAATAGATATGTATATCTCTAAAATGAAAAATGGAATCTGGTCTGAAGCTGAATTGCTTCCTCTACCGTTCAATAGTGCCTTTGATGACTTTGGTTTAATCATTCATGAAGATGGTACTTCCGGATATTTTTCATCCAATCGTCCCGGAGGAAAAGGTAAAGACGATCTGTATTTTTTTAAATCTTCAGGTTCGATTTTTGATATGAAAATTGAAATTGAAGATATGCTCATCGTCAATGTCATGGACAAACTTACATTTGAAAATATAGCTAATGCTGTTATTTCAGTGGCAGAAGTAAAAATTACAGATGGCAATATAAATACGGACCAGTTTGATCTGGATATGCTGAGAAGTCCCGACGGGGGTACGCTTATCCTGAAATTATCCCCAAAAAGTCTCGGAGAAATCTTCGCATACAAAACAGATGAAGAAGGAAAAGCGAAAATACTATTGTTGAGAAACAAAAAGTATCTGATCAAAGCATCTTCTGATGAACATGAAGCTTTTTCTTTATTATATGACCCATACCAACATGATCAGGAAATAGACATAGTCCTCGAACCCCTTGACAACTATGAAGAAGAAACTGATGACGAAGATAAAGAAATTACTGTTGATACAGAAAAACCGAAAGTACCTGTTAAAGCAGGAGCTAAATTGATTTTTGAAAACATATATTACAGCTATGGCAGCAGCGAAATTCAGGAAGGTGCCGCTTCAGAACTCGATGTATTATCTGAAGTTATGTTAGCCAATCCCACCTTATCAATCAGGTTGGAAGCCCATACAGACAGTAGAGGTCCTGCAGAATTTAATCAGTTGCTTTCCGAAAACAGAGCCCTTGCTGCCAAAACATACTTGATTCGCCGGGGAATTGATGCAGAACGGATTAAGACGATAGGGTATGGAGAAAGCCAATTGAGAAATCACTGCAAAGACAATACATCCTGCACTGAGAAAGAACACAGATACAACAGAAGGACTGAAGTTTTTATTTTAACAGAATGA
- the purD gene encoding phosphoribosylamine--glycine ligase, with translation MNILIIGSGGREHAFAWKISQSKHCSKLYIAPGNAGTSQYGQNIHVNAEDTESLRKFAIENDISMVIVGPEVPLVAGLQDAFTKGETAHIKVVGPSAYGAQLEGSKAFAKAFMKKYDIPTAQYIEVTKENLQEGISFIKSQSSPYVLKADGLAAGKGVLIIENEEEAISELDNMLSGKFGAASETVVIEQFLKGIEFSVFVLTDGEKYLILPEAKDYKRIGEGDTGLNTGGMGAISPVPFIDDVLWEKVISKIIKPTVSGLKSEKMIYNGFVFIGLINVNEEPYVIEYNCRMGDPETEVVLPRIKSDLVEIFNAVFDGTLDQFPLEVNPEAAATVVLVSGGYPEEFSKNKEITGLENNGNTLVFHAGTIRKDEKILTNGGRVFAVTSLHPEFRKAVAESIEQAEKIRYEGKYFRKDIGFDL, from the coding sequence ATGAATATATTGATCATAGGTAGCGGAGGAAGAGAACATGCCTTTGCATGGAAAATAAGTCAAAGTAAACATTGTTCAAAGTTATACATTGCTCCCGGAAATGCAGGAACTTCGCAGTATGGTCAGAATATTCATGTGAATGCGGAAGATACGGAATCTTTACGAAAGTTTGCAATTGAAAATGATATCAGCATGGTGATTGTAGGCCCGGAAGTGCCTTTAGTGGCAGGTCTTCAGGATGCTTTTACGAAAGGAGAAACTGCACATATCAAAGTTGTAGGTCCGTCAGCATACGGGGCACAACTCGAAGGAAGTAAAGCATTTGCAAAAGCTTTTATGAAAAAATATGATATACCTACTGCTCAATATATAGAAGTCACAAAAGAAAATCTTCAGGAAGGAATTTCATTTATTAAAAGCCAATCTTCTCCCTATGTTCTGAAAGCAGATGGGCTTGCAGCCGGTAAGGGCGTATTGATAATTGAGAATGAAGAAGAAGCTATCTCTGAACTTGATAATATGTTGAGTGGAAAATTCGGAGCTGCTTCAGAAACAGTAGTAATCGAGCAGTTTCTGAAAGGAATTGAATTTTCTGTATTCGTTCTCACGGACGGAGAGAAATATCTGATACTACCTGAAGCAAAGGATTATAAAAGAATAGGTGAAGGTGATACAGGGCTTAATACCGGCGGGATGGGTGCAATTTCTCCGGTGCCATTTATTGATGATGTGTTATGGGAAAAAGTCATTTCAAAAATCATAAAACCTACAGTCAGCGGGCTGAAAAGTGAAAAAATGATTTACAATGGATTTGTATTCATCGGGCTGATAAATGTGAATGAAGAGCCTTATGTCATTGAGTATAATTGCCGGATGGGCGACCCGGAAACGGAAGTTGTTTTACCTCGGATAAAATCTGATCTGGTAGAAATATTCAATGCAGTGTTTGATGGGACTTTAGATCAATTTCCACTGGAAGTAAATCCGGAAGCTGCAGCTACTGTCGTTTTGGTATCAGGAGGATATCCTGAAGAATTTTCAAAAAACAAAGAAATCACCGGTTTGGAAAATAATGGTAATACCTTGGTTTTTCATGCCGGAACTATCCGGAAAGATGAAAAAATACTCACCAATGGAGGAAGAGTTTTTGCAGTGACTTCCTTACATCCTGAATTTAGAAAAGCTGTAGCTGAATCTATTGAACAAGCAGAAAAAATAAGATACGAAGGAAAATATTTCAGGAAGGATATAGGTTTTGATCTTTAA
- a CDS encoding aminopeptidase P N-terminal domain-containing protein, which yields MFRYFCILVLFFVASIHVSAQSDYPDDYLSKDFHKGRRDAFRALMPDNSVAAVFSYSERLFSNDVNYFYHPNPDLYYLSGYKEPDALLLIFKEIQENGSDRYNEIFFVRKRDPIKETWDGKRLGVEGVKEKLGFSHVFNGQDFFDYPIDFGKFSLIIHDAFPVDMIDDLSGYDVQGLMESFRMKANLEYDREKIQLQNMHKSIKKWLSPENLDYYSNYCRKIALVNAAVREDSVIRKIIRRPAISEIKNIKNVINIQSTGVNTFRDITTTLREVKTPEELVLMRKAIEMTCIGHNEVMKAVHPKMGENQAHGIHLFIHKYYGSEDPGYPPIVGGGANGCILHYIDNVKRKLNNDLLLMDVGAEYHGYTADVTRTIPAKGKFSPEQRAIYELVYEAQEAVLSICREGTLFRDLELTAIEVIGNGLLKLGIIKKFNEVRTYYPHGVSHYLGLDVHDKGMYGPLKANSVITVEPGIYIPTDSKCDKKWWNIGVRIEDNILILKDGYENLSVMSPRTWKDIEKMVSKKSKLNDLKLPVIR from the coding sequence ATGTTTAGATATTTTTGTATTTTAGTCTTATTTTTTGTTGCATCAATTCATGTTTCTGCTCAGTCAGATTATCCGGATGACTATCTCTCAAAAGATTTTCATAAAGGTAGAAGGGATGCTTTCAGGGCATTGATGCCGGACAATTCCGTGGCGGCAGTATTTTCTTATTCGGAGCGACTATTTTCAAATGATGTAAATTATTTTTACCACCCGAATCCTGACCTGTATTATCTGAGTGGTTATAAAGAACCCGATGCATTACTCCTTATATTTAAAGAGATACAGGAAAATGGTTCTGACCGATATAATGAAATATTTTTTGTACGAAAAAGAGATCCGATAAAAGAAACCTGGGACGGGAAGAGATTAGGTGTCGAAGGGGTAAAAGAAAAACTTGGATTCAGTCATGTGTTCAATGGACAGGATTTTTTTGATTATCCAATTGATTTCGGTAAATTTAGTTTGATTATTCATGATGCATTTCCGGTGGATATGATAGACGATTTATCCGGATATGATGTACAGGGATTGATGGAAAGTTTCAGAATGAAAGCAAATTTAGAATATGACCGTGAGAAGATCCAATTGCAAAATATGCATAAATCAATAAAAAAATGGTTGTCGCCAGAAAATCTGGATTATTACAGCAATTATTGCAGGAAAATTGCACTGGTAAATGCAGCAGTCAGAGAAGATTCTGTTATTCGAAAAATTATAAGACGACCGGCAATATCTGAGATAAAAAATATTAAAAATGTTATAAATATCCAATCGACAGGTGTCAACACATTCAGAGATATTACTACGACACTACGTGAGGTTAAAACACCCGAAGAACTGGTGTTAATGCGCAAAGCAATAGAAATGACCTGTATCGGACATAATGAAGTAATGAAAGCGGTTCATCCGAAAATGGGAGAAAATCAGGCACATGGAATTCATCTCTTCATCCATAAGTATTACGGCTCAGAAGATCCCGGATATCCACCCATAGTTGGAGGAGGGGCCAATGGCTGCATTCTTCATTATATTGATAATGTTAAAAGAAAACTGAATAATGACTTATTGTTGATGGATGTCGGTGCAGAGTATCATGGTTATACAGCCGATGTGACACGGACTATTCCTGCCAAGGGAAAATTCAGCCCTGAACAAAGGGCAATTTATGAATTGGTTTACGAAGCGCAGGAAGCCGTTTTAAGTATTTGCAGGGAAGGAACACTTTTCAGAGATCTCGAACTTACTGCTATTGAAGTGATTGGAAACGGGCTTTTGAAATTAGGAATCATCAAAAAATTTAATGAAGTCAGAACTTATTATCCGCATGGAGTATCTCATTATCTCGGATTGGATGTACATGACAAAGGGATGTACGGACCTTTAAAAGCGAATTCTGTTATTACTGTGGAACCGGGTATTTATATTCCAACGGATAGTAAATGCGATAAAAAATGGTGGAATATAGGTGTCAGGATTGAAGACAACATTTTGATCCTGAAAGATGGATATGAAAACCTGTCCGTCATGTCACCAAGGACCTGGAAAGATATTGAAAAAATGGTGTCGAAGAAAAGTAAATTGAATGATCTGAAGCTTCCGGTGATCCGTTAA